The proteins below come from a single Gordonia sp. X0973 genomic window:
- a CDS encoding IS256 family transposase produces the protein MKSSLQNDEGGQLSPVVWGSVFTRRRQVMIGVRADGRKELVALADGYRESTESWADLLRSCRRRGMAAPNLAVGDGALGFWAALREVFPDTREQRCWFHKQGNVLAALPKSAHPNAIKAMQEIYNAEDIGYARKAIAAFEKTYGAKYPKAVAKIVDDADVLLEFYHYPAEHWTHLRTTNPIELTFATVRLRTKVTKGPGSRAAGLAMAYKLIEAAQVKWRAVNVKRPGFRSESQQGESEYAQEVQSRAA, from the coding sequence CTGAAATCATCCCTCCAGAATGACGAGGGGGGTCAACTTTCACCCGTCGTCTGGGGGTCAGTATTCACGCGTCGTCGACAGGTGATGATCGGCGTGCGTGCCGACGGCCGTAAAGAGCTCGTCGCCCTGGCCGATGGGTACCGCGAATCCACCGAATCATGGGCCGATCTATTGCGGTCGTGCCGACGCCGCGGCATGGCGGCCCCGAACCTGGCCGTCGGGGACGGGGCGCTGGGGTTCTGGGCTGCGCTGCGCGAGGTGTTCCCGGACACCCGAGAGCAGCGGTGCTGGTTTCATAAACAGGGCAATGTGCTTGCCGCACTGCCCAAGTCGGCCCATCCGAATGCGATCAAAGCGATGCAGGAGATCTACAACGCCGAGGACATCGGCTACGCCCGTAAGGCCATCGCCGCCTTCGAGAAGACCTACGGGGCGAAGTATCCCAAAGCGGTCGCCAAGATCGTCGACGACGCTGATGTGCTGCTGGAGTTCTACCACTACCCGGCCGAGCACTGGACCCACCTGCGCACGACCAACCCGATCGAGTTGACCTTCGCCACCGTGCGGTTACGGACCAAGGTGACCAAGGGACCCGGCTCCCGAGCCGCGGGACTGGCGATGGCCTACAAGCTCATCGAAGCCGCACAAGTGAAATGGCGAGCCGTCAACGTGAAGCGCCCTGGGTTCCGTTCCGAGTCTCAGCAAGGAGAATCGGAGTATGCCCAAGAAGTTCAGTCCAGAGCTGCGTGA
- a CDS encoding 2Fe-2S iron-sulfur cluster-binding protein, translating into MAVVTFVSHDGQKHEAPIEEGQSLMQVATNNAVPGIDGDCGGEAACGTCHVIVDPQWSEQVGLSGPEEEEMLAMNPERQPTSRLSCQMAASAAWDGLIVELPEFQM; encoded by the coding sequence ATGGCAGTTGTCACCTTTGTCTCCCACGATGGCCAGAAGCACGAGGCGCCCATCGAGGAAGGGCAGTCGCTGATGCAGGTCGCGACCAACAACGCGGTGCCCGGCATCGACGGCGACTGCGGAGGCGAAGCCGCGTGCGGTACCTGTCATGTGATCGTCGATCCGCAATGGTCCGAGCAGGTCGGCCTCTCGGGTCCCGAGGAGGAGGAGATGCTCGCGATGAACCCCGAGCGCCAGCCGACCTCCCGGCTGTCCTGCCAGATGGCGGCGTCGGCGGCGTGGGACGGCTTGATCGTCGAACTACCCGAATTCCAGATGTGA
- the istA gene encoding IS21 family transposase yields MISVEDWAEIRRLHKAEGLSIKAIVRVTGHSRNTVRAALRSDAAPKYTRPSKGSLVDAVEPQIRQQLTLDPKMPATVIAERIEWTNSLTILKDRIRQIRPEYVGIDPADRIVHKPGESAQMDLWFPETRIPTGFGNAEILPVLVMTLTFSKVLSAMMIPSRQAGDILAGMWALISAIGKVSKTLVWDRESAIGGTGKVTEPAQMFAGTLGTRIVLAPPRDPEFKGMTERNNGYFETSFLPGREFASPADFNSQLGLWLPKANARTVRSLHGRPIDFLDEDLAAMTGLPPVAPHVGLSSRVRLSRDYYVRVDGNDYSAHPSAIGRFVDVAASMDEVVISCQGQVIGAHSRCWDTARTITDDEHVAAAKVLRHDYAQAQKARYQAARRGKLVPVEPALVRDTASYDELFGVDFDPNPTTGHREVIAS; encoded by the coding sequence ATGATTTCAGTGGAAGACTGGGCCGAGATCCGTCGGCTGCACAAGGCGGAGGGGTTGTCGATCAAGGCCATCGTCCGGGTGACCGGGCACTCGCGGAACACGGTGCGCGCGGCGCTGCGGTCGGACGCGGCGCCGAAGTACACGCGGCCGTCGAAGGGCTCGTTGGTCGACGCCGTCGAGCCACAGATCCGTCAGCAACTCACATTGGATCCGAAGATGCCGGCAACGGTGATCGCCGAACGGATCGAGTGGACGAACTCGTTGACGATCTTGAAGGACCGGATCCGGCAGATCCGCCCGGAGTACGTCGGGATCGACCCGGCCGATCGGATCGTCCACAAGCCCGGCGAGTCGGCGCAGATGGACTTGTGGTTCCCCGAGACGCGGATCCCGACCGGGTTCGGCAACGCCGAGATCCTCCCGGTGCTGGTGATGACGTTGACGTTTTCGAAGGTTCTGTCGGCGATGATGATCCCGTCACGGCAGGCCGGAGACATCCTGGCCGGGATGTGGGCGTTGATATCGGCGATCGGGAAGGTCTCGAAAACGCTGGTGTGGGACCGCGAATCAGCGATCGGCGGCACCGGGAAAGTCACCGAGCCGGCGCAGATGTTCGCCGGAACTCTGGGCACCAGGATCGTGCTCGCGCCGCCCCGAGACCCGGAGTTCAAGGGGATGACCGAACGCAACAACGGCTATTTCGAGACCTCGTTCCTGCCGGGTCGGGAATTCGCCTCACCCGCGGACTTCAACTCCCAACTTGGGTTGTGGTTGCCGAAGGCGAACGCGCGGACGGTGCGGTCGTTGCATGGTCGACCGATCGACTTCCTCGACGAGGACCTGGCCGCGATGACCGGGTTGCCGCCGGTGGCGCCGCACGTCGGCTTGTCCTCGCGAGTCCGTTTGAGTCGTGACTACTACGTGCGGGTCGACGGTAACGATTACTCGGCGCATCCGTCAGCGATCGGCCGGTTCGTCGACGTCGCGGCGAGCATGGACGAGGTCGTGATCTCCTGCCAGGGGCAGGTCATCGGTGCTCATTCGCGGTGTTGGGACACTGCGCGCACGATCACCGACGACGAGCACGTGGCCGCGGCGAAGGTCCTGCGTCATGACTATGCGCAAGCCCAGAAGGCCAGGTACCAGGCGGCTCGTCGGGGAAAGCTGGTGCCGGTCGAGCCCGCGCTGGTGCGCGATACCGCCTCCTACGACGAACTGTTCGGGGTGGACTTCGACCCGAACCCGACGACCGGTCATCGCGAGGTGATCGCATCATGA
- a CDS encoding cytochrome P450 codes for MKIPEAITAKVQSTIPMDLQIQGAHLYDKTRRWVTGTNGEKLFVESPIPPVEDVELADIDLSNPFLYRQGRWQSYFERLRNEAPVHYQPNSAFGPFWSVTRHADIVAVDKNHELFSAEPFIVIGAPPRFLDIAMFIAMDPPRHDAQRAAVQGVVAPKNLREMEGLIRSRVQEVLDDLPVDQPFDWVQNVSIELTARMLATLLDFPYEQRRKLVYWSDLATSLEQANGGPSDNDEVFPGMRDMARGLSALWHDKAARMAAGEEPGFDLITMLQSNENTKDLIDRPMEFLGNLVLLIVGGNDTTRNSMSGGVLALNRFPDQFEKLKANPDLIPNMGSEIIRWQTPLAYMRRVAKADTILNGQFIRKGDKVVMWYASGNRDERVFERPDEFIIDRANARNHISFGFGVHRCMGNRLAELQLRILWEELLPRFDNIEVVGEPEYVQSNFVRGISKMMVRLTPKSSA; via the coding sequence ATGAAGATTCCTGAAGCAATCACCGCCAAGGTTCAGTCGACCATCCCGATGGATCTGCAGATCCAGGGCGCGCATCTGTATGACAAGACCCGGCGATGGGTGACCGGGACGAACGGAGAGAAGCTCTTCGTCGAGAGTCCTATCCCGCCGGTCGAGGACGTCGAGCTCGCCGACATCGACCTCAGCAACCCTTTTCTCTATCGCCAGGGGCGCTGGCAGTCCTACTTCGAGCGCTTGCGCAACGAGGCGCCGGTCCACTACCAGCCCAACAGTGCGTTCGGTCCGTTCTGGTCTGTCACGCGGCATGCCGACATCGTGGCCGTGGACAAGAACCACGAGCTCTTCTCCGCCGAGCCGTTCATTGTCATCGGGGCCCCGCCTCGTTTCCTTGATATCGCGATGTTCATCGCGATGGATCCGCCACGCCACGACGCGCAGCGGGCCGCTGTCCAAGGCGTTGTTGCGCCGAAGAACCTGCGTGAGATGGAGGGGCTGATTCGATCGCGTGTGCAGGAGGTGCTGGACGACCTGCCCGTGGATCAGCCGTTCGACTGGGTGCAGAACGTCTCGATCGAGTTGACCGCTCGGATGCTTGCCACCCTTCTGGACTTCCCGTACGAGCAGCGTCGCAAGCTCGTCTACTGGTCAGATCTCGCGACGTCGCTGGAGCAAGCCAACGGCGGGCCCTCGGACAACGACGAGGTGTTCCCCGGCATGCGCGACATGGCGCGAGGTCTCAGCGCTCTCTGGCACGACAAGGCAGCGCGGATGGCTGCCGGGGAGGAACCCGGCTTCGATCTGATCACCATGTTGCAGAGCAACGAGAACACCAAGGACCTGATCGACCGCCCGATGGAATTCTTGGGCAACCTCGTGCTGCTGATCGTCGGAGGCAACGACACGACCCGCAACTCGATGAGCGGCGGTGTTCTTGCGCTGAACCGCTTCCCCGATCAGTTCGAGAAGCTGAAGGCAAACCCCGACCTGATCCCCAACATGGGCTCGGAGATCATCCGGTGGCAAACCCCGCTGGCTTATATGCGCCGGGTCGCCAAGGCCGACACCATTCTGAACGGGCAGTTCATCCGCAAGGGCGACAAAGTAGTGATGTGGTACGCCTCGGGCAACCGCGACGAGCGCGTGTTCGAACGGCCCGATGAGTTCATCATCGACCGGGCCAACGCCCGCAACCACATCTCCTTCGGCTTCGGCGTCCATCGTTGTATGGGCAACCGGCTGGCCGAGCTCCAGCTGCGGATCCTGTGGGAGGAGTTGCTTCCCCGTTTCGACAATATCGAGGTCGTCGGCGAGCCAGAGTACGTGCAGTCCAATTTCGTGAGGGGCATCAGCAAGATGATGGTCCGCCTCACCCCGAAATCCAGCGCATGA
- a CDS encoding IS3 family transposase (programmed frameshift) → MPKKFSPELRERAVRMVYDRQAREGGPRAASIRAVAPQLGVGTETLRIWCNRYGATEPVGPGEPLEEENRRLRRELAEARRANEILKAASAFFGSGTRPPHDEMIAFVDMHREKFGVEAICRILSATECGFITSRGYRAAKNRPASARSVRDEMLAEEVQRIHQANYSVYGVRKMWHAMRHAGWNVGRDQIARLMKIAGLQGVRRGRKPVTTCSADGDDQRPDLVERRFVADRPQQLWVADITYVRMLSGFCYVAFVTDVFSRRIVGWAVAPTLHTESLPLLALEHALQSTGVSRNESGLIHHSDRGSQYVSLAYSDALLAAGVTASVGTVGDSYDNALAETVNGLYKAELIYSKRIWESVSEVELATMGWVHWWNTSRLHEALGYRTPANVEATYTHTTTTAPATV, encoded by the exons ATGCCCAAGAAGTTCAGTCCAGAGCTGCGTGAGCGTGCCGTGCGCATGGTCTACGACCGCCAAGCCCGCGAGGGCGGCCCTCGCGCAGCATCGATCCGTGCCGTCGCGCCGCAGCTCGGTGTCGGCACAGAGACGCTGCGGATCTGGTGCAATCGCTACGGCGCCACCGAGCCGGTCGGACCGGGAGAGCCGCTCGAGGAGGAGAATCGCCGTCTCCGGCGGGAGCTCGCCGAGGCGCGACGTGCGAACGAGATCCTGAAGGCCGCCTCAGCGTTTTTCG GCAGCGGAACTCGACCGCCCCACGACGAAATGATCGCGTTCGTCGACATGCATCGCGAGAAGTTCGGGGTCGAGGCCATCTGCCGCATCCTCAGTGCGACAGAATGTGGGTTCATCACCTCCCGCGGATACCGCGCTGCCAAGAACAGGCCGGCCTCCGCTCGCAGCGTTCGGGACGAGATGCTGGCGGAGGAGGTGCAGCGGATTCATCAGGCGAACTACAGCGTCTATGGGGTCCGGAAGATGTGGCACGCAATGCGCCACGCAGGATGGAACGTCGGTCGCGACCAGATCGCGAGGCTGATGAAGATCGCCGGCCTGCAGGGCGTTCGCCGAGGTCGAAAGCCCGTCACCACCTGCTCCGCAGACGGAGATGACCAGCGCCCGGACCTCGTTGAACGGCGGTTCGTCGCGGATCGACCGCAGCAGCTTTGGGTCGCCGACATCACCTACGTCCGGATGCTCTCCGGGTTCTGCTACGTCGCATTCGTTACCGATGTCTTCAGTCGCAGAATTGTCGGCTGGGCGGTCGCGCCCACGCTCCACACGGAGTCTCTGCCATTGCTCGCACTGGAGCATGCACTGCAGTCCACCGGGGTGAGCAGGAACGAAAGCGGATTGATCCACCATTCCGACAGGGGTAGTCAATACGTTTCGCTCGCCTATTCGGACGCTCTGCTCGCCGCGGGAGTTACGGCTTCAGTAGGTACCGTCGGCGATAGCTACGATAACGCGCTGGCCGAGACAGTGAACGGCCTATACAAGGCGGAGTTGATCTACTCCAAGCGGATCTGGGAGTCAGTCAGCGAGGTTGAGCTCGCCACGATGGGCTGGGTCCACTGGTGGAACACCTCCCGGCTCCACGAAGCTCTCGGCTACCGCACCCCGGCGAACGTCGAAGCGACCTACACTCACACCACGACGACCGCGCCCGCGACCGTGTAA
- a CDS encoding ATP-binding protein — MIDRHLTDADMPLFTQLRMTAFGQTVIELANDPACDEWTFSQKISHALDKEITARQERRTQKLLKASRTPNPDACVEEIRYLADRNLNRELIARLSSCQWIESTRNLVVLGQSSVGKTYVALALLNAACRKYYSARFFRLDDLANRLAVLEPTSQRRLDFLTDLHNCDLLVLDDFLTTPVAAHTAAELLNILAAREGRGSTLVTSQFDPPDWYKSLQDAVIAESILNRIVAGAEIIALDGPNMRRHLADSR, encoded by the coding sequence GTGATCGATCGTCACCTCACCGACGCGGACATGCCGTTGTTCACGCAGCTGCGTATGACCGCGTTCGGGCAGACCGTCATCGAGCTGGCCAACGATCCCGCCTGCGACGAGTGGACCTTCTCCCAGAAGATCTCCCACGCGCTGGATAAGGAGATCACGGCCAGACAGGAACGTCGGACCCAGAAACTACTCAAGGCCTCCAGAACGCCAAACCCTGATGCCTGCGTAGAAGAGATCCGTTATCTGGCTGACCGCAACCTCAATCGGGAGCTAATCGCACGGCTTTCCAGCTGTCAATGGATCGAGTCGACCCGCAATCTTGTCGTGCTCGGTCAGTCCAGCGTGGGCAAGACCTATGTGGCTCTGGCACTGCTCAATGCCGCGTGCCGAAAGTACTACAGCGCGAGGTTCTTCCGGCTCGACGATCTGGCCAACCGGCTCGCCGTGTTGGAACCGACCTCGCAGCGGCGGTTGGATTTCCTGACGGATCTGCACAACTGTGACCTGCTGGTCCTGGATGACTTCCTGACGACGCCGGTGGCTGCGCACACCGCGGCCGAGTTGCTCAACATCCTGGCCGCTCGTGAAGGTCGAGGTTCGACTCTGGTGACCTCGCAGTTCGATCCGCCGGACTGGTACAAGTCGCTCCAGGACGCGGTCATCGCCGAATCGATCCTCAACCGGATCGTCGCCGGCGCCGAGATCATCGCCCTGGACGGGCCGAACATGCGCCGACATCTGGCGGACAGCCGATAG
- a CDS encoding IS3 family transposase (programmed frameshift), producing MPKPYPQEFRDDVVRVARDREPGVTLAQVAKDFGIHEMTLAKWMRRVAIDDGHKPGTTSTESAELRELRKRNRLLEQENEVLRRAAAYLSQEPSGKRLYPLVKELAADGIPVTVTCRVLKLSRQPYYRWLRDAVTAADWVEAERANALFDAHRDDPEFGYRFLADEAEAAGQPMSGRTAWRICSANQWWSSFGKKRGKNGKKPGPPVHDDLVERDFTADTPDQVWLTDITEHWTDEGKLYLCAIKDACSGRIVGYSIDSRMKSRLAVTALDNAVARREDDVSGCIVHSDRGSQFRSRKFVSALNRHGLVGSMGRVGAAGDNAAMESFFALLQKDVLDRHRWSTREQLRIAIVTWIERTYHRRRRQARLGRLTPIEYETIINTAASAA from the exons GTGCCTAAGCCTTATCCGCAGGAGTTCCGCGACGATGTGGTCCGGGTAGCCCGAGACCGTGAACCTGGCGTGACACTCGCGCAGGTCGCGAAAGACTTCGGGATCCATGAGATGACCCTGGCCAAGTGGATGCGCCGCGTCGCCATCGACGACGGACACAAGCCTGGAACAACGTCGACCGAATCTGCCGAACTGAGAGAGCTTCGGAAGCGGAATCGGTTGTTGGAGCAGGAGAACGAGGTCCTGCGACGGGCTGCGGCATATCTGTCGCAG GAACCTTCCGGGAAAAGGCTCTACCCGCTCGTGAAAGAGCTCGCCGCCGACGGAATCCCCGTCACGGTGACGTGCCGGGTACTCAAGCTCTCCAGACAGCCCTACTACCGGTGGCTCAGGGACGCGGTCACCGCGGCAGACTGGGTCGAAGCGGAGCGGGCGAACGCCCTGTTCGACGCGCATCGTGATGACCCGGAATTCGGGTACCGCTTCCTCGCCGATGAAGCCGAAGCTGCTGGTCAGCCGATGAGCGGGCGGACGGCATGGCGGATCTGCTCGGCCAACCAGTGGTGGTCGAGCTTCGGCAAGAAACGTGGGAAGAACGGTAAGAAGCCGGGCCCGCCTGTGCACGACGACCTGGTCGAACGCGACTTCACCGCCGACACACCGGACCAAGTGTGGCTCACTGATATCACCGAGCATTGGACCGACGAGGGCAAGCTCTACCTCTGCGCGATCAAAGACGCCTGCTCGGGGCGGATCGTCGGCTACAGCATCGACTCCAGGATGAAGTCCCGTCTCGCCGTGACCGCTCTGGACAACGCTGTTGCCCGCCGAGAGGACGATGTTTCGGGTTGTATTGTCCATTCGGACAGGGGCTCTCAATTCCGGTCGCGGAAGTTCGTGTCCGCGCTCAACCGACACGGCCTGGTTGGGTCCATGGGCAGAGTCGGTGCCGCCGGCGACAACGCAGCGATGGAATCGTTCTTCGCGCTCCTCCAGAAGGACGTCCTGGACCGGCACCGCTGGAGCACCCGCGAGCAGTTGCGGATCGCGATCGTCACCTGGATCGAACGGACCTACCACCGACGCCGTCGTCAGGCCCGCCTCGGCCGGTTGACCCCGATCGAATACGAGACGATCATCAACACAGCCGCCTCAGCGGCATGA
- a CDS encoding NAD(P)/FAD-dependent oxidoreductase translates to MTSQRALIVGAGHAGAQLAASLRQEGWTGEIVLIGEESALPYQRPPLSKGYLAGKSTLDELAIRSAKFYTEQGIQLLNAKVEAIDRSAGHLVLSTGDALPYDKLALCTGARPRRLSIPGADLVGVYYLRTAADVEMIREATSPGCRAVIIGGGYIGLETAASLRALGLEVTVLEATERVLERVTAPAVSAFFDRIHREEGVNIRTGALVEALSGDGRVREVFLSSGESIPTDLVIVGIGVEPNTELAAAAGLVVDNGVVIDDQTRTSDPDIVAAGDCASHDMARYGRRIRLESVPSAGEQAKVAAATVCGKSKMIAALPWFWSDQYDLKLQIAGLNTGYDEVVLSGDPTRDRDFTCFYLRAGELIAADCINRPRHFMFSKRVITQRLPIGRTELVLAGSV, encoded by the coding sequence ATGACCTCGCAGCGGGCCCTCATCGTCGGGGCCGGCCATGCCGGGGCCCAACTCGCGGCCAGTCTGCGCCAGGAAGGGTGGACCGGTGAGATCGTCCTCATCGGCGAGGAGTCGGCGCTGCCCTATCAACGCCCGCCGCTGTCGAAGGGTTACCTGGCGGGGAAGAGCACGCTCGACGAACTCGCGATCCGCAGCGCCAAATTCTACACCGAGCAGGGGATCCAACTCCTGAATGCGAAGGTGGAGGCGATCGACCGCTCGGCTGGTCATCTCGTGTTGAGCACCGGCGACGCGCTGCCCTACGACAAGCTCGCGCTGTGCACTGGGGCCCGCCCTCGACGGCTTTCCATCCCGGGGGCCGACCTGGTCGGCGTCTACTACCTACGCACCGCTGCGGACGTCGAGATGATCCGAGAGGCCACCAGCCCCGGGTGTCGGGCTGTGATCATCGGCGGCGGCTACATCGGACTGGAGACGGCCGCCTCATTGCGTGCGCTCGGTCTGGAGGTCACTGTACTCGAGGCGACCGAGCGCGTCCTCGAACGGGTCACCGCCCCCGCTGTATCGGCGTTCTTCGACCGGATCCACCGGGAGGAGGGCGTGAACATCCGGACGGGCGCGCTGGTCGAAGCTCTATCAGGTGACGGCAGGGTCCGCGAGGTGTTCCTGTCCAGTGGCGAATCAATTCCCACCGACCTCGTCATTGTCGGTATCGGCGTTGAGCCGAACACCGAGCTCGCCGCCGCCGCGGGTCTGGTCGTCGACAACGGCGTCGTGATCGACGACCAGACCCGGACCAGCGACCCCGACATCGTGGCGGCTGGGGACTGCGCCAGCCATGACATGGCCCGTTACGGCCGTCGCATACGCCTGGAGTCCGTGCCGAGTGCGGGTGAGCAGGCCAAGGTGGCGGCCGCGACCGTCTGCGGCAAGTCCAAGATGATCGCGGCGCTTCCATGGTTCTGGTCGGATCAATACGATCTCAAGCTCCAGATCGCCGGTCTCAACACCGGGTACGACGAAGTCGTCCTCAGCGGCGACCCGACCCGGGACCGCGACTTCACCTGCTTCTACCTGCGTGCGGGCGAGCTCATCGCCGCCGACTGCATCAACCGGCCCCGTCACTTCATGTTCAGCAAGCGGGTCATCACGCAGCGACTCCCCATTGGCCGGACCGAACTGGTGCTCGCAGGCTCTGTCTGA
- a CDS encoding AraC family transcriptional regulator: MNLNEEGVPPLMFAQLLESQALDSDAVARLRNIMAREGIDETTLIQRNIQAPIRWFREVYPALDVDQATTLGFAFAEQAQLTSFGPLSFPLVSAGSVAEIVELLTYLPLISTALSPQFHPRDEGLTVGLSAHTGDPALNCLVVAYSGSALLRLLDMLAGDVPTVTLHLSWSAPNFLANHEDALAGRLYFDAPTSFLRVPADTLNEVCRFSDPVAYRLAIVDLQQTLEQRSRTTSFSEKVRRLLEEDPGKRSNDWVAHELSISRSTLKRRLSEEGTTFRELRESFLRDRAMLRLLDRSMSVSEIAADLGYSDLANFSHAFKRWTGRSPREFRHE, from the coding sequence GTGAACCTCAACGAGGAGGGTGTGCCTCCACTCATGTTCGCGCAATTGCTCGAGAGCCAAGCACTCGACTCAGACGCTGTCGCGCGGCTTCGCAACATCATGGCTCGCGAAGGAATCGACGAGACGACGTTGATCCAGCGGAACATCCAGGCCCCGATACGGTGGTTTCGCGAGGTGTACCCCGCACTCGATGTCGACCAGGCAACTACGCTCGGCTTCGCGTTCGCCGAGCAGGCTCAGTTGACGTCCTTTGGCCCGTTGAGCTTTCCTCTGGTCAGTGCAGGTTCGGTAGCCGAGATCGTCGAGCTGCTCACCTATCTGCCTTTGATCTCGACGGCCCTCAGCCCACAGTTCCACCCAAGAGACGAGGGGCTTACTGTGGGGCTCAGCGCACATACAGGCGATCCGGCCCTGAACTGCCTGGTCGTCGCGTACAGCGGGTCGGCGCTCCTGCGCCTGCTTGACATGCTCGCTGGCGATGTGCCGACCGTCACCCTCCATCTGAGCTGGTCGGCGCCGAACTTTCTGGCCAATCATGAGGACGCCCTAGCTGGGCGCCTGTACTTCGACGCTCCGACGTCATTCCTTCGTGTCCCCGCGGATACCCTCAACGAGGTATGTAGGTTCTCCGATCCCGTCGCCTATCGCCTCGCCATCGTTGATCTGCAGCAAACCCTCGAACAGCGAAGCAGAACCACGTCTTTCTCGGAGAAGGTGCGACGGCTCCTGGAGGAGGATCCCGGCAAACGAAGTAACGACTGGGTCGCACACGAGCTCTCGATATCCCGTAGCACACTCAAGCGGCGCCTGTCCGAGGAGGGGACCACCTTTCGCGAGTTGCGCGAATCATTCCTGCGTGATCGTGCGATGCTGCGGCTGCTCGACCGATCGATGTCGGTGAGTGAGATCGCTGCGGATCTCGGATACAGCGACCTCGCCAACTTCTCTCACGCCTTCAAGCGGTGGACTGGTCGCTCTCCACGCGAATTTCGGCACGAATAA
- the istB gene encoding IS21-like element helper ATPase IstB — protein MTASAAGSSTASTLAYLARVLKTPTIGRVWEQLADTAREEGWSHEEYLAAVLQRQVADREASGTRLRIAGAHFPAVKSLEDFNLDHQPSLRRDVLAHLTTMSFVAKAENVVLLGPPGVGKTHLGIGLGIKACHAGYPVAFDTATGWAARLQAAHTDGRLEHELKRLRRYKLLIIDEVGYLPFDADQANLFFQLIAHRYEQGSILVTSNMPFGRWGEVFGDDIVAAAMIDRLVHHAEVLTLSGDSYRTRSRRELLTTSPEPGEQQ, from the coding sequence ATGACGGCATCTGCGGCCGGTTCGTCGACGGCCTCGACGTTGGCGTATCTGGCTCGGGTCCTCAAGACCCCGACGATCGGCCGGGTGTGGGAACAACTGGCCGACACAGCCCGCGAGGAGGGCTGGTCGCACGAGGAGTACCTGGCCGCGGTCCTGCAACGGCAGGTCGCAGACCGTGAAGCCTCCGGCACCAGGTTGCGGATCGCCGGCGCCCATTTCCCGGCGGTCAAGTCGTTGGAGGACTTCAACCTCGATCACCAGCCATCGCTGCGACGAGACGTGTTGGCGCATCTGACGACGATGTCGTTCGTGGCCAAGGCCGAGAACGTCGTGCTCCTCGGGCCGCCCGGAGTCGGCAAGACGCATCTGGGGATCGGGCTGGGCATCAAGGCGTGCCATGCCGGATATCCGGTCGCGTTCGACACCGCGACCGGGTGGGCCGCTCGCCTGCAGGCCGCGCACACCGACGGCCGCCTCGAGCACGAGTTGAAGCGGCTGCGCCGCTACAAGTTGTTGATCATCGACGAGGTCGGCTACCTACCGTTCGACGCCGATCAGGCGAACCTGTTCTTTCAGTTGATCGCGCACCGTTACGAGCAGGGCTCGATCCTGGTGACCTCGAACATGCCGTTCGGCCGGTGGGGCGAAGTGTTCGGCGACGACATCGTCGCCGCAGCGATGATCGACCGGCTCGTGCACCACGCCGAAGTCCTCACCCTCAGCGGTGACTCGTACCGGACCCGCTCCCGACGGGAGCTCCTCACAACTTCGCCCGAACCGGGCGAACAGCAGTAA